The genomic stretch CCGGCTGCCCCTCAGAGACGAGCGCCATCTGCCCCCCGTCGATGCTGTAGCCGTCCACCCACTGGAAGAAGTCGATGTGGTCGGCGTGGAGGCGCAGGCCCGCCTCGACGAGCGCCCCGGCGCCCTCGCGGCCCAGGCGGACCCCGGCGACGGTCTGGACGCCCTCGCTGAGGTACGTCCGGTTGTTGGCCTTCACGGCGAGCGTGCCCGTCGCCTCGCCGCGGACGACCGCCAGTTCGTCGGCGTAGGCGTCCGGGTCGTCCAGGAGCGACGCGATGCGGACCGCGCTTCCAGCGGCGGTCACGCGGTCGAGCTTGTACCAGTTGCGCGCGAAGTCGTTGCGGTAGACCGTCGTCGTGAGGTCGAGGCGGTCCGAGAAGACGGCCACGTGGCGGGCGCGCAGCGCCGCGTGCTCGGCGTTCATCTCGTCCCGCTGGCTGGCCGCGTAGCGGGTGTACGGGGTCGCCGCGAAGTCCGCCTCGGTGAGGCCGAGGTAGGTCTCGTCCGAGACCTCGTCGGTGCGGCTCGCGGTGAGCGTCAGGCTCTGGAAGACCGACGCATCGGGGGCCGTCGCGAGGCGCACGCGCCCGAACAGGTCCACCTTGTCGAAGCCCGTCTCGAACGCCTCCCCCCCCGGCCGGACGAGGGCGGTCCCCCCCGGCCCGGTGACGGTCTTGAACCCGTCGACGTTGTCCGAGCGGACCTCCGCCACCACGCCGACGCCCAGGCCGCCGAGCCAGTTCGCCGAGGGCGTCGACGAGCCGACGCGCGCATGGAGCGTCCGCTGGTCGTTCGGCCCCAGCACCACGTCGCCCTGCGCGGCGGTGCCGTCGGGGATGCGCGCCGCGAGCAGGTTGATGGCGCCGCCGGTGGTCTGCGGGCCGTACTTGATCTGGCCCGCGCCGGTCCGCACCTCGACGCCGTCCATGCGGCCGACCGAGGGGAAGTAGTAGGCGGCCGGGGCGGCGTAGGGGGCGGGCGCGATCAGCACGCCGTCCTCCATCAGCGTGATCGTGCTGGAGCGCTCGGCGCCGCTGCCGCGCAGGCCGATGTTGGGCCGAAGGCCGTAGCCATCCTCCTCCTGGATCGTGACGCCGGGCACCTCGCGCAGCACACGGTGCACGTCGCTACCGCCGATCTGCTCGATCGCGCGGGGCCCGATGTAGTGGCCGGAGCCGGGCAGGTCGAGCGTGCCGCGCCCGGTCAGCGTCTCGCGCGCCGTGACCACGACTTCGCCCGCGTCCAGCGTCGCCTCGGCCAGCACCAGGGTCACCTCAGTCCGCTCGCCGCGAGTCAGCGTCACGCGCTCGCGGGCGGTGGTGTAGCCGATCAGCGTCGCGACGACCTCGACGGTTCCGTCACCGAGGCCGACGATCTCGAAGCGACCGTCCCGGTCGGCCGCGGCACCACGCGTGGTGCCGTCGAGGACGACGCTGGCACCAGGGAGGGCGCCCCCGTCGGTACCGACGACGCGGCCGGCGAGGGTGGCCGTCTGCGCGCTGGCGCCGAGGGCCAGCAGCGAGAGGAGGAGGCAGAGGGAGAGACGCATGAGAGAGGCTGTCTGGACTGAGTCCAAACTAGTCGGCTATCTGGATCCGGTCCAGACAAGCCGCAGCCTCCCGCGTGTCTTCACTCTCGGCGTGGCCCTGGGCGCCAGCGGACCAAAAAAGCGGGCCCATCCCGAAGGACGAGCCCGCCTGGGTCGGAGCGCGGGTGCGCTAGGAGGCGTCGGGCGTCTCCCCGCTGGCCTCCTCCATCGTCTCGATGTTCTCCGCCGGCTCGCCGGTACCCGCCCCGAGGACGGCGTCGATGATGCCGTACTCCTTGGCCTGCTGCGGGCTCATGAAGTTGTCCCGGTCGGTGTCGCGCTCCACCTTGTCGACCGGCTGGCCGGTGTGGTGCGAGATGACCTCGTTCATCCGCTTCTTGATGTAGAGGATCTCCTCGGCCTGGATCTGGATGTCGGAGGCCTGCCCCTGCGCGCCGGACGACGGCTGGTGGATCATGATGCGGCTGTTGGGAAGCGCGGCGCGCTTGCCAGCGGCCCCGCCGAGCAGAAACACCGATCCCATCGAGGCCGCCAGCCCGACGCAGATCGTCGCCACGTCGGGCTTGACGAACTGC from Rubrivirga sp. SAORIC476 encodes the following:
- the clpP gene encoding ATP-dependent Clp endopeptidase proteolytic subunit ClpP; protein product: MSQIKDFVTFSRSLTSLPDDIYSGPQQNAPINALVPMVVEQTTRGERSYDIFSRLLKDRIILFGTPVNDTTANLAVAQLLFLAAEDPEKDINIYVNSPGGQVYSGMAVYDTMQFVKPDVATICVGLAASMGSVFLLGGAAGKRAALPNSRIMIHQPSSGAQGQASDIQIQAEEILYIKKRMNEVISHHTGQPVDKVERDTDRDNFMSPQQAKEYGIIDAVLGAGTGEPAENIETMEEASGETPDAS
- a CDS encoding TonB-dependent receptor; this encodes MRLSLCLLLSLLALGASAQTATLAGRVVGTDGGALPGASVVLDGTTRGAAADRDGRFEIVGLGDGTVEVVATLIGYTTARERVTLTRGERTEVTLVLAEATLDAGEVVVTARETLTGRGTLDLPGSGHYIGPRAIEQIGGSDVHRVLREVPGVTIQEEDGYGLRPNIGLRGSGAERSSTITLMEDGVLIAPAPYAAPAAYYFPSVGRMDGVEVRTGAGQIKYGPQTTGGAINLLAARIPDGTAAQGDVVLGPNDQRTLHARVGSSTPSANWLGGLGVGVVAEVRSDNVDGFKTVTGPGGTALVRPGGEAFETGFDKVDLFGRVRLATAPDASVFQSLTLTASRTDEVSDETYLGLTEADFAATPYTRYAASQRDEMNAEHAALRARHVAVFSDRLDLTTTVYRNDFARNWYKLDRVTAAGSAVRIASLLDDPDAYADELAVVRGEATGTLAVKANNRTYLSEGVQTVAGVRLGREGAGALVEAGLRLHADHIDFFQWVDGYSIDGGQMALVSEGQPGTDANRVDRARAVAGFVQADAQWGPLTLTPGLRLESVRLRREDFGTADVTRTGADLTERENNVTALIPGLGAIVEVADGWRVFGGLHRGFAPPDSRSETEPESSVNGEIGVRYGGPAIEVQVAAYRTAYRNLLGSDLAASGGGGTSDQFNGGRVDVSGLEVGASADLARVVRRSAWSVPVRVAYTYTDARFQSAFESDFGPWGTVAVGDELPYQASHRLYVRAGVERDGWALALLANAVSDMRAVAGQGTIPDTERIGAHAILDLVAEAPLPGGLSLTGRVVNLTDEAYLVARRPAGLRPGLPRTVTVGLRARLGR